In Molothrus aeneus isolate 106 chromosome 3, BPBGC_Maene_1.0, whole genome shotgun sequence, a single genomic region encodes these proteins:
- the LOC136554150 gene encoding gallinacin-5-like — MRILPVLCALLLLMLQGVTGLSPVGASAQECERRGGFCSHRSCPPGIGRIGLCSEREFCCRM; from the exons ATGCGGATCCTGCCCgtcctctgtgctctgctcctcctgatGCTCCAGGGAGTGACAG ggctgtccccgGTTGGAGCATCAGCCCAGGAGTGCGAGCGCCGCGGGGGATTCTGCTCCCACCGCTCCTGCCCGCCGGGGATCGGCCGCATCGGCCTCTGCTCCGAGCGGGAATTCTGCTGTCGGATGTGA